From the Deinococcus aerolatus genome, the window GCCCAACCCCGTGCTGGTCAACTATCCCTTTCCGGCCTGGGCCACCCGTGGCGACGAGGTGGACGATCTGGCGGGCCGCAACGTGGTGGAGGTGGGAGACGACTGGCTGCGCTGAGCCGGGAGGGGCACAGCCAGCAGAAAACGCCCGTCCGGGCGTCAGATACGGCCGCTGAGGATTCAGGGCGGGGAAGACGGTCAGGTGATGGGAAACGGCGCCCGTCTCCCCCTGCTACAGCTGCTGCACCAGGATCGGCGTCGTGGTGGGCTGTTCGCTGCCGCCGGGCGGCTCCACGCTGACGGCCAGGGTCAGGCCATTGGGGGCCTCCGGCACCAGCGTGCCCTGACCGTCGATCACGCCCAGCGACACCGGGGCGCCGCCCTCAATCTTCCACAGCTGGTACACGCGGTCCTCTGGCGGGGCAGCGCTGAGGTACAGGAAGGCGCTGCCGTCCTGCAGGCGCACCACCTGACCAATCTGCGTCTGATCCGGGCCGGTCAGCGGCTGACTGACCGCACCGGGCATGCCCGCGTAACGGGTCAGCGGATCGGTGGGTGGGCGTAGCGCGAAGAACAGGGCCAGGGCGGCGGCCAGCCCCAGGGCACCCAGCCCCAGGGTCCAGGGCCTGCGGCCCGCGTCCACCTCAGCCGAGGGCTCCTGGGGCTGAGCCGGCGGGAGGGGGATGGCTGGCGGCGCGGCCTGGGCCTCGGCACGCAGCCGCGCCATCAGGCGGTCGGCGGCCCCAGGGGGCACCTGACCGGGCGGCAGCAGTTCGGGCAGGGCGTGCAGCGCCGCCAGGTCACTGTTGTACTCGGCCAGCAACCCGGGGTCGGCCTGAAGGGCGGACTGAACACGCGCCTCCTCCTGGGGGGAGAGAACCCCCAGGGCCAGGGCGATCAGATCGTCTCGTTGGATGCTCATGCGTGTTCACCTGCCTCGTATGGACGTCATTCGGACCCAGGGTTGCAGTCCTAATGCAGAAGAAAAGAGAGTGTCATAACGTTCCGGAAGGGCCCAGGCTGGCCTTCATGCGGCCCAGCGCCGTGCGCAGCCGGGATTTTACAGTGCCTACCGGCAGGTTGAGCAGTTCGGCCAGCTGGCTGTGGGTGTAGCCCCGGTAATATGCCAGTTCGATCAGCTGCCGCTGGTCTGTGTCCAGCCCCTGTACTGCCTGCTCGGCCATCAGCCGGTCGGTGGGATCGGCGGCGGCGGTGGGCGCGTCCCAGTCCTCGATTTCCAGCGGGGTCTGGGGACGGTCACGCAGCTCCTGCAAGAAGCGGTGGTGGGCAATGCTGATCAGCCAGGTCTTGACGCTGGCCCGTGAGGCATCGAAGCGTGCTGCGTGCTTCCAGGCGTTCATAAAAGCGTCCTGGACACAGCTTTCCACGTCGTCGGTCTGGCGCAGCATCCGGTGGCCCAGGGCGTACAGCAGGCGGGCGTAACGTTCATGCAGCTCTCGCAGGGCGTCTTCCTGCCCACCCGCCATCGCCTGGAGCAGCGCCGCGTCGGGAGCATCGGGGGGAAGGATGGGGAGGCTCATGGGGTAAAAGTCACCCTATCAAGGGTCAGGACCCGTAAAGTTTCATCAGTGTTGGGACAACTTTATCGATTGTGGCCGATCTGGTCCGACTCAGGCTTCCGCGTTGCGCTGCGGGGTCACGGCGGCGGCGCTGAGGGGAATGTTGGCGGGCTGGGCCACCGTCACCGGTTGCTCGACGACAGGGGAGGCGACGATGGTGGCTCCGTCCAGCTCGGCCTTGAGGCCCTGGGTGCTCTTGCGGAATTCGCGCAGGCCGTGGCCTAGGCTCTTGCCCAGTTCGGGCAGCTTGCGGGGGCCAAAGACCAACAGGGCGACAAGGAGAATCACGATCAGTTCTGCGGGGCCGATGTTGGGCATAGGATTTATCTCCTGAAGGTGTGGCAGTGGGGAACAGAGCAGGGGACGGGCCGCCCGAAGGCCAGCCGGCGTCCCCTGAGGACGGGTGGAACGGTTGTGCGTGTGCCTTATTTAGGCAGCAATGGCCCAACAATGGCCGACACGGTGGCCATGTCCAGCGGCTTCCAGAAGTCGGTGGGGGTAGGCGAGTAGTTCAGGTTGAAATTGCTGGTATCGGTGACGTTTTCGCCGCCCACAGGCTGCGGGGCAATCGACGTCTGCAGGTTGGCGTTGGTGTGGCCCAGCTGACGGCGCAGTTCCTGAATGCCGCTGGCGTGGTTGGCCTCCACGGCCAGAATGCTGGCGGCAGCGGTTAGCAGAGCGGCGGCCTGAATCTTGTCGGCCTGGCCCAGGTAGGCGCGCACGCCGATGGGCTCGAAGACGGCGGCCAGCGTCAGGAACAGCTCGTCGTTGATGGTCTTGGCGCTGCCGTCCGCATTGGTCAGCAGCGGCTTGAAGTCAATGTTGGGCTTGGAGATCGGCGTCGCGCCGAGGCTCTTGATGGTGTCCTGCAAGACCGTGACATGGGCGTTTTCGTGGGCGGCCACCTGATCGGCGTAGGCCTTGACGCGGGCATTGGTCAGCTTGGAGTTCTGCGGCCCGCCGGTCTTGAACAGGTTGTAGAACTCGGCTTCCAGGTACTCCAGCAGCAGCGCGTAATTCAGGATATCGATGTCCTGCTGCGGGCTCTTGGTGGTCACGCTGGTGGCGGCCAGGGCGGTCATGTTCACGCCGCCGAGCATCACGGCACCTGCGCCGGCTCCGGCGAATTTCAGGAACGAACGGCGGTTGGGGGTGGGGGTAGTCATGTGGGATTCTCCTCTGGAGTCACGGGAACGAGGTTCAGGCGGCCTGCTGGATGGGCCGTTTACTTGATGACCGGCTTGACGATCTCCAGAACCTGAGCCATGGTCAGTTCCTTCCACAGGGCCGTGGGCGTCGGAGAGTAGTCGGCGTCGAAGTCGCCGGCCGCCAGGCTCGTGGGCTTGGCCACGCTCTGGGGGGCGATATCGGTCTGGCGAAGCGCATTCTTGTTGTGACCGAGCTTCACGCGCAGTTCCTGCACGGCCGACACATGGTTGGCCTCCACAGCGTGGATTGCTCCAGCGACGGCGATCAGTTCGGGGTTGCTCAGGCGGGCCACCTGACCCAGGTAGGCGCGGACGCCAATCGGCTCGAAGGTGGCGGCCAGTGCCAGAAACAGCTCATCGTTGATGGGCTTGTTGCCGATCAGCGGGCTGAAATCGAAGGTGGGCTTGGCGACCGGGGTGCCTTTCAGGTTAAGGATGGTCTGCTTCAACGCCGCAACATGGGAGTTCTCGTGCGCCGCGATTTCCTTGGCGTACTGCTTGACCTGCGGGTCACTCAGCTTGGACGCATTCACGCCATTGCCAGTGAACTGGTTGTAGAAATCCGCTTCCAGGTACTCCAGCGTCAGGGCGTAATTCAGGATTTCGAGGTCCTGCTTTTCCGCAGCGGTCATGGGTTTGGGCGTGGGGGCCGGGTTGCAGGCCACCAGTGCGGTGCCTGCCCCGGCCAGTCCCAGGTAGCCCATGAAGTGGCGGCGGGATGTGCCCTTGCCCTGCGTGATCTCTGCGGCTGTCGTTTCTACGTTCTCCGGCATGAAAATCCTCCCTTGAGCGGCGTTGCTCGCCTATATGTCCCTCCAGACCTTGGCAGTCTGGGTGGGGGTCCGGCTCAGGCAGGTGGCCGCTGGGCCGCCCGCAGAACCTTCGCTCAGTTGGGTATATGCAGGGGGGGTAGGATCGGATCAGCGGACCGCGAAGCCTAAAGGGCAGGTGAAGGTCGGCCTGGCAACGGGGGCCAGCGCCTAGACTGTCCGGCGTGAACGACTCTGCTGCCACGGCGACACTGCATCTGGAGGCCACGCCGGGCCGGCTCGACGCTGCGCTGGCTGCGCTGACCGGTCACAGCCGGTCCCAGGTGGCGGCCTGGATTGCCGACGGCCGCGTGCAGGTAGACCACGAGGTGGCCCCAAAGCCCAGCCTCAAACTGCGCGGCGGCGAGGTGCTGACGGTGCAGGTGCCGCCCCCGCCCGAGGCGTCGGTGGAGGCCGAGCAGGTGCCGCTGGACGTGCTGTTCGAGGACGAGTTCCTGATTGCCGTGAACAAGCCGCCGGGCATGATCACCCACCCCGCGCCGGGCGTCCGCAGCGGCACGCTGGTCAATGCCTTGCTGGGGCGCATGGACCTGCCCCAGCAGACGGATTTTGACGGCGAGGGCGGCTACCGCCCCGGCATCGTGCACCGGCTGGACAAGGACACCAGCGGCGTGATCGTGGTGGCCAAGACCGTGGAGGCCCACGCCCGGCTGGCCGCCGCTTTCAAGGACCGCGACACCCGCAAGACCTATCTGGCCATTGCCGCCGGCACCTGGAAGGCGCAGCAGAAGGTTCAGATTGACGCGCCGGTGGGCCGCCACCCGGTGCAGCGCCAGCGCATGACCGTGGGCGGCGCGAACGCGCGGGATGCCCAGACCCTGTTCACGCCGCTGGTCGCTCACCCGGACGGGCATGGGCGCACGCTGACGCTGGTCCGCGCCCAGCCGCGCACGGGCCGCACCCACCAGATCCGCGTGCATCTGGCACATCTGGGCAGCCCGATTCTGGGCGACACGGTCTATGGCCGCCCCAGCGAGGTGATGCTTCGGCAGGCCCTGCACGCCCAGTTTCTGGCCCTGCCCCACCCCATGACCGGCGAGACCCTGCACCTGCACGCGCCCGCGCCGGATGATCTGCTGAGCGCGTGGGTGGGACTGGGCGGCACACTTCCCGACACCCTGGAAACCCTGGGCTGACGGATTCCTGGTCCTGCCCTCGGCGTGCTGCTGGCACTCGGCCCCGCGCCCAGGTCCGGCTGCGTATGGTGCACCAGCCTCGGCCGTTGGTGCAGCTGTCGGCGCAGTCCAGATTCAGGCGGATGCAGTGGGTCAGGTGCCCGGCGTGTTTGGTTTTGCCCAGGCCGGAGTGGGCGCGGGAGGTGCGGACCTGCGCGCACTCGAAACACGCGCTGATGCACGGGGTCAGGGGGTCCATATCGAAGGGCGACCGGCCGGTCTGGGGAGGCGGACCGTACGTTCCCCGGGCATGGTGGATGACCTCCTCTTCAGGGTGGGGGAAGGGCCAGCCTCTCTCCAGGCGCTCTGAATGACGGCTCTGGCCAGCGCCGGCAGGAAGTCCAAAGAACGTCTCAAGCCTCCAGCGGGCAGGCGGCCACGGTTGTGGGCGACCTGAACTCCTAGACTCTGGCCATGACTGATCCCGTCAAAGCCCCCCAGTACAGCAAGCCCAGCGACGCCGAGCTGCGTGAGCGCCTGACGCCCGAGCAGTACCGCGTGACCCAGCACGAGGGTACCGAGCGGGCCTTTTCCGGCGAGTACTGGGACCATGAAGGCGACGGCATCTACGTGGACGTGGTGTCGGGCGAGCCGCTGTTTTCCAGCGCCGACAAGTACGACGCGGGCTGCGGCTGGCCCAGCTTCACCCGCCCCATTCAGGACGCACAGCTGACCGAGAACACCGACTACAAGATCGGCTACGCCCGCACCGAGGTCCGTTCCGGCACCGCGGATTCTCACCTGGGCCACGTCTTTCCCGATGGCCCGCAGGAGCAGGGCGGCCTGCGCTACTGCATCAACTCGGCGTCGTTGCGCTTTGTTCCGGCGGAGAAGCTGGAAGAAGAGGGGTACGGCCAGTACCGCCCTCTGTTCAGCTAGGCCCCCCCGCCCCGGCCCTCTCCCTGGCGGAGGGGGCTGTTTTTATTTGCTGTCGCCGCCCTTCTGGAGGCCCTCTGGACGTACGAGGAGAGAGACCAGCTTACCGGACTGTCCAGCCGTGAAGCGTGCCGCCGCTGTCTCCCATCCACACCTGTGGGCCGACGCTCAGCAGATTGCTGGTGAGGGTGCCGCCCAGGGCCAGCTTCCCGGTCACCTGACAGGCGGCGCGGCAGTCCAGCGCCAGCAGGGTGCGGCGGTCCTGGGTTGGCAGCGCCAGCTGGCCCGGCGCAGTCAGGACCGCCGCGTTCAGGTTGCGGCTGCCGATGCCGTGGTTGGACAGCCCCCCGAAGGGCGCGGACGCGTTCAGCGCCTCACCTGCCGCCGTGTACTGCACCAGCTGGCCCCCGATGTGTGGCGTTCGCACCGCCCACAGCTGCCCGAACCCGACGACCGGGGCCAGCCAGCGGCTCGGCTGCCCGAAATCCGGACCCACAGCCCGGAAGGTCAGCGTGTCGCCGCTGCCTTCCACCAGCGCCAGTGCCCCGCCGCCGCTGGGGCTGGACCGGACGACGGCCAGCGTGTCCCTGTCGCCCGTCAGGCGGACGGGCCGGGCCTGCAGGTCCTCAAAAACCAGGGGGGCCGGCAGGCGCAGGCGGGACCGCACCTTCAGGCTATGCCGCTCGAACAGCGTGAGTTCGGTGGCCTCCACGGCGTCGCCCAGAATGCCGTGGGCGTAGCGTGCGGCGTCGGGCCGGGTCAGGGCCACCACCGCCTCGCCGGCGCCGTCCAGATCCGCCACGGTCAGCTGGGCGTCTGGCAGGGCGTGGGCCGCCGTCCGGGCCGACTCACGCCAGCCTCCGGCAGCAGGATCAAAGCGCACCAGATCGCCCGCCCGCGACACCGCCACGATGCCCGTGGGCAGGCAAACCGGATGGGCCAGTGGGGAGAGGTCCGCGCCCGGCCCACCCTGCACCGCGCTGCCGTCCCACACCCGCAGCTGCCCCGCGTCGTTCACGCCCACCACCCGGCCCGAGCAGGCGGAGATAAAGGTGCTGGAAAAGTTCTTTGCCAGCTGCGTGACCTGACCGTTGCGCACGGCCAGCAGGTCACCTGCGGCGGTAACGGCGTAGACCTGGGGGCCTTCGCCTTCCGCCGCCAGCCATACCGCTGGGGCCGGCAGGGTCAGCGTCTGGGCTGCCGCCGGGAACGGCTGGGCGCACGCCGGCTGTGTGCCCAGCAGGGTCAGGACCAGCGCGCTCAGGCTCAGGCGGAAGGGTCGGGGATGGGCAGGGCACATGCCACAGGTACGGGCGGTTAGGTCCAGGGGTTCAAAGGCCCTACCCCCGCCACGCGCTCAGCGCATCCCAGGACTCAGCGCGTCCCGAAATTCTGCACCCAGTAGCGCTTGCCGACCGCGTTCTGCGCCAGACCGATGCCCAGTTCGCGGTACTCGGCGTTCATCAGGTTGCGGCAGTGGCCCTCGCTGCTTAGCCAACCGCTGACCACCTCCTGCGCGTCGGCCTGCCCGGCGGCGATGTTCTCGGCAATGGCGCGCCAGCTGTATCCGGCTGCGTTGATGCGGTCCTTGGGTGCCCGTCCGTCCGGGCTGATGTGGTTGAAGTAGTTGCGGGCGGCCATGTCGGCGGCGTGGGCCTGGGCCGCCGCACCCAGCCGCGCCTCGGACTCCAGGGGGGGCGCGGGCGGGTAGGCGCTGCGCCCGCAGGTCTGGCCCCTGGCCCGCGCGGCGTTGGTCAGCTCCAGCACCTGCCGGGTCAGCGCGTCCAGCCGCTGTGGGGTGGGGGGCGGCGGGGCCGTGACCCGCACACGGAAGTCGGCCAGGACGTGGCCTGACCCGGTCTGGGTGGCCCGCACCGATGCCTGCCCCGCCCCGCCCGCGCGCGCCAGCCCACCGGCCGAGATCGTCACGACGCCTGGATCGCTGCTGGTCCAGGTCAGGTGGCCCGGCGGCACCGGGCGTCCGTTGAGGGTGACCTCAAGCTGCATGTCCTGGCCCAGCGTCATGTTCCGTGCTGTGGCGGCGGGAACCACCTGGGCTGTGGGCAGCGCTGGCCCGCCCGCCTCCGGCTGGGCGGCGCGGTGCGACACGGTGCAGGCCCCCAGCGCGGGCACGAGACAGGCGAGCAGAAGCAGGCGAGAGAGGCGGCGCACCCGGTCATTAGAGCACCCGCCGAACGGCGAGAGGCCGCTGCCCGTCACCTTTGAATCACGGCGGGCGGTGGGGAAATTGGTGAGGATCAGGTTTGGCAGATCGGTTCCTGTAGAAAGAGGAGAACAGCGGCGCAAAGAGAACAACGGCGTCAGGGAATTCCCCGATACCGTTGCTCAAGATCTTAAAATAACAGCTTGATCAGCGGGCGCCGAAATCCTGCACCCAGTAGTGGGCGTAGCTGCCGCCTTTGGCGTAGCCCACGCCCAGTTCGCGGAAGCTGGGGTTCATGATGTTGCGGCAGTGGCCCTCGCTCTGGAGCCAGCCGGCCACAACCTGCTGGGGGGTGGACTGCCCGGCGGCGATGTTCTCGCCGATGGTGCGGTACGCGTAACCCGTGGCCTGGATGCGCTGCACGAAGGTCCGCCCGTCCTTGCTGGTGTGGCTGAAGTAGTTCTGGGCGGCCATGTCGCTGGCGTGGCCCTGCGCAGCCTGCCCCAGCTGGGCGTTCAGGGTGACGGCGGGGGCCGCGGCAAAGCTGGCCGCGCCGCAGTTCCGGGCCTGGGCGCGGGCCGCGTTCACCAGCTGAAGCACCTGCTGCGCGGTGTCACCAGAGGCGGGCGGTGCAGGAGGCGTGGGGGTTGGTGTCGGGGTGGGGGCCGGTGCGGGCGCACTGGCGGCGGCCACGGTCACGCTGAAGTCCAGGAAGGCGCTGGGGTTGCTGACCAGGGTGGTGCGGACCACCGCGCTGCCGGCAGCGACGGCCTTGACCAGGCCCGTTTGCGTCACTGTGGCGACGGCAGCGTTGCTGGTGGTCCACCGCAGCTGTCCTGGCTGGGCCGGTTGCCCGCCGACGTAGATGTTGATCTGCTGGGTCTGGCCCGCCGTGAGGCTCAGCGCCCCGGAGATGGCCTGGGCGCTCAGGACGTCGCCGGCCACCGCGCCGCTGCTGGCGTTAGGTGCGGAGGCAAGGTCCTGAGGCGCAGGCGCGGTTCCGCAGGCACTCAGGATGACAGATAGGGTCAGGGCGGCAAGGCCACTGGAACGTTTCAGGGAAAAAGGCACGTCCGTCATTAGACTTCGGCAAATCCTCTTTACCGTGAGGATAGATTTCTCATCTCTCATGAAACGCTGGCCTGCTTCTGGGTGCATGGCAACCATTGTTTTACACTTGCCGTCACAATTCTATTTTCTCATGCTATCTAAATAAGAACCCGCGTGTGTCCTGAAGTAATGATGGAAAAGATACGCTAGATGGGTTCGGTAAGGCTAAAATTTACAGTTTCCACTGCGGACAATGGGCCGTCTGTGGCAAAGATGGATAGATCGGGGACGGAAACGCGCAGGTGCTGGCCCAGCGCCGCCGCCGTCCGCAGCAGGGCGCCAGCGGCGGCGGCATCCAACGCACCCCACAGGTGGGCCGCGCCGCCCGTCCCGCTGGCCTGCCACAGCAGCGCCCCCACGGCCTCGCCCGCAGGGTTGTAGGCCAGCAGCGGCAGGTACCCGCGCTGCCCTTCCAGCCGCGCGGCCAGATGCCGGGCCAGCGGTGTGGCCCACTCTGGCGTGCCGTGTGCTGCGGTCAGCACACCGGCCCACTGCGGCAGGTGCAGGCGGCTGATCTGCTCGACCACAATGTCGGCGTCGTTGGGTTCGCCCAGCAGCAACGTCCCCGCCCCCAGCGTCCCGACCTCCAGCGTCGCCATCTTCCGCGCCCCGGCGACAGACGAGAGCGAGGCCAGCAGCGGCGGAAGCTTGTGCGCTGTATGCCACGCCAGGGCAGAACGCAGATCCGGCACAACTTGTGGCAGATACGTCGCGTTCAGGCCCAGCACGTTCACGCCCGGTGTCAGCAGCGTGACTGCCCCCGCCTCCTCCCGCTGAAAGGTGGACAGCGGCGCGAAATACTCGGTCAGTTCGGTCAGGACGGGGGGAAGCACGGCGCCCAACGCCTACGGCTGCCGCTTGCGGTGCTCGGAGGCCAGTTCGCCCGCGTGGCCGCAGTTCTCTGGCTCCACCTCGTCGATCACGACATGGACGCTCTCGGGCCGCTTGCCCAGCAGGCTCTGCAGGGTGGCGGTGATTTCCCGGACGATCTGGGCTTTCTGTTCAGTCGTGATGTCCTTGCGGGTCTGCCGGACGTTGGTGTGGGGCATGCGGGCAATTCTAAGCGCGCGAGGAAAATGGAGCCGCCGGAAAGATCCAATGGCTCCATTCACGCGCTGCCTGCTGAGCTCAGTTCCAGCGTCCGCCGCGCTGCTGGCGGGTTTCGGGTTCGGGCGCGGCGTACAGCTCCTCGGCACGCGAGAGCTTCTTGCGGCCGTACAGCCCTTCCAGCACGAACTCGGCGGCGCTGACCCGCACAGCGTCGCTGCTGCTGCCCGCGACTTCGGCGGCAATGTCGCCCAGGCCGGGGACTTCCTTCGTCGCCTTCATGGCCGCGCCGGAATCGCCGGACTGCGGAAAACGGAAGACGTTGCCGTCCTCGAACCACTTTTCCAGTTTCTGGGTGTCCATGCTGCCGCACAGGCGGCCATACACGGCCCCGGCGGCCTTGCGAATCACTTCCTTGGCCACATTGTCCGCGCCCTTCAGCTCGCCCTCGTATTCCAGCTCCATCTTGCCGGTGATGGCAGGCAGGCCCGCGTACACGTCGCTGACGCGCACCACGGCCTCGTCGCCGCCCATCAGGCTGCGGCGCTCGGCATTGGCGGCGGCCACTTCCAGCAGGCTGATCGGCAGGCGCTGCGACACGCCGCTCATCTTGTCCACGCGGCCGTCCTCGCGGGCCTGGAAGGCGATCTCCTCAATCAGCTCGGCCATGAAACCGGGGACGGTGACGCCTTCAGCCTTCACGGCCTCCTGAGCGGTGATGTCCATGCCGAGTTTCACGTCGGTGGGGTAGTGGGTGCGGATTTCACTGCCGATGCGGTCTTTGAGCGGCGTGACGATCTTGCCGCGTGCGGTGTAGTCCTCGGGGTTGGCGGAAAAGACCAGCATCACGTCCAGTTCCAGACGGATGGGGTAGCCCTTGATCTGCACGTCCCCTTCCTGAAGGATGTTGAACAGCGCCACCTGCACCTTGGGCGCAAGGTCCGCCAGCTCGTTGATCGCGAAGATGCCCCGGTTGGCGCGCGGCAGCAGCCCGAAGTGCATGCTGCGGGTGTCGCCCAGCGAGGTGCCGAGGCGGGCGGCCTTGATGGGGTCCACGTCGCCGATCAGGTCCGCCACCGTCACGTCGGGCGTCGCCAGCTTTTCCACGTAGCGGTCCGCGCGGGGCAGCCAGCGGATTGGCAGATCCATGCCGTGGACCTCAAGCATGTGCTTGCCTTCCGCACCCACCGGGTTCAGGGGATCGTCGGGCATGTCCATGCCTTCAATCACCGGCACCACGTCATCCAGCAGTTCCGTGATGGCCCGCAGGATACGGCTCTTGGCCTGACCGCGCAGCCCCAGCAGGATGAAGTTCTGCCGCGCCAGCAGGGCGTTGACCAGTTGCGGAATCACGGTGTCGTCGTAGCCCACCACGCCGGGGAACAGTTCCTCGCCGCTGCGGAGCTTGCGGGTCAGGTTCTCGCGGACCTCGTCCTGCACCAGCCGGATCTTTCCGTCGAAAGGGGTGCGTCCGGCATAACCGGGCGTGTCCAGCAGTTCACCCAGCGTCCTGGCTCTGGCGGTCATATTTGCAGCGGTCATATCGGGAAAAACGTAGCACGGGGCCAAAATCCCGAATGTGCGGGTTGCTGGAGAATCGGGCGACGGCGGGGCGGGTACGGCTCAGGTCTTCAGGACGAGTTGCCGCTGGCCGACGCGTCGTTCTGCTCGTCTTCCAGCGCCTTGAAGGCGCACACCGCCGCCAGGGCCGCCAGCGCAGGCGGAATCTGGCCGAACTGCAACTCCACGTCCTTGCCGTCCAGCCGTCCGCCGATGCGTCCATGCAGAGTGGGGCCATCCCGCCGCAGCTCCACGTCCTTGCCCGCGATCCGGCCCGAGAAACGGCCCGTGATGCTGTCGGCGCCGAC encodes:
- the msrB gene encoding peptide-methionine (R)-S-oxide reductase MsrB, which codes for MTDPVKAPQYSKPSDAELRERLTPEQYRVTQHEGTERAFSGEYWDHEGDGIYVDVVSGEPLFSSADKYDAGCGWPSFTRPIQDAQLTENTDYKIGYARTEVRSGTADSHLGHVFPDGPQEQGGLRYCINSASLRFVPAEKLEEEGYGQYRPLFS
- a CDS encoding RluA family pseudouridine synthase, whose product is MNDSAATATLHLEATPGRLDAALAALTGHSRSQVAAWIADGRVQVDHEVAPKPSLKLRGGEVLTVQVPPPPEASVEAEQVPLDVLFEDEFLIAVNKPPGMITHPAPGVRSGTLVNALLGRMDLPQQTDFDGEGGYRPGIVHRLDKDTSGVIVVAKTVEAHARLAAAFKDRDTRKTYLAIAAGTWKAQQKVQIDAPVGRHPVQRQRMTVGGANARDAQTLFTPLVAHPDGHGRTLTLVRAQPRTGRTHQIRVHLAHLGSPILGDTVYGRPSEVMLRQALHAQFLALPHPMTGETLHLHAPAPDDLLSAWVGLGGTLPDTLETLG
- the tatA gene encoding twin-arginine translocase TatA/TatE family subunit — encoded protein: MPNIGPAELIVILLVALLVFGPRKLPELGKSLGHGLREFRKSTQGLKAELDGATIVASPVVEQPVTVAQPANIPLSAAAVTPQRNAEA
- a CDS encoding RNA polymerase sigma factor, which translates into the protein MSLPILPPDAPDAALLQAMAGGQEDALRELHERYARLLYALGHRMLRQTDDVESCVQDAFMNAWKHAARFDASRASVKTWLISIAHHRFLQELRDRPQTPLEIEDWDAPTAAADPTDRLMAEQAVQGLDTDQRQLIELAYYRGYTHSQLAELLNLPVGTVKSRLRTALGRMKASLGPSGTL
- a CDS encoding CAP domain-containing protein produces the protein MRRLSRLLLLACLVPALGACTVSHRAAQPEAGGPALPTAQVVPAATARNMTLGQDMQLEVTLNGRPVPPGHLTWTSSDPGVVTISAGGLARAGGAGQASVRATQTGSGHVLADFRVRVTAPPPPTPQRLDALTRQVLELTNAARARGQTCGRSAYPPAPPLESEARLGAAAQAHAADMAARNYFNHISPDGRAPKDRINAAGYSWRAIAENIAAGQADAQEVVSGWLSSEGHCRNLMNAEYRELGIGLAQNAVGKRYWVQNFGTR
- a CDS encoding ATP-binding protein; this encodes MTAANMTARARTLGELLDTPGYAGRTPFDGKIRLVQDEVRENLTRKLRSGEELFPGVVGYDDTVIPQLVNALLARQNFILLGLRGQAKSRILRAITELLDDVVPVIEGMDMPDDPLNPVGAEGKHMLEVHGMDLPIRWLPRADRYVEKLATPDVTVADLIGDVDPIKAARLGTSLGDTRSMHFGLLPRANRGIFAINELADLAPKVQVALFNILQEGDVQIKGYPIRLELDVMLVFSANPEDYTARGKIVTPLKDRIGSEIRTHYPTDVKLGMDITAQEAVKAEGVTVPGFMAELIEEIAFQAREDGRVDKMSGVSQRLPISLLEVAAANAERRSLMGGDEAVVRVSDVYAGLPAITGKMELEYEGELKGADNVAKEVIRKAAGAVYGRLCGSMDTQKLEKWFEDGNVFRFPQSGDSGAAMKATKEVPGLGDIAAEVAGSSSDAVRVSAAEFVLEGLYGRKKLSRAEELYAAPEPETRQQRGGRWN
- a CDS encoding CAP domain-containing protein, with protein sequence MPFSLKRSSGLAALTLSVILSACGTAPAPQDLASAPNASSGAVAGDVLSAQAISGALSLTAGQTQQINIYVGGQPAQPGQLRWTTSNAAVATVTQTGLVKAVAAGSAVVRTTLVSNPSAFLDFSVTVAAASAPAPAPTPTPTPTPPAPPASGDTAQQVLQLVNAARAQARNCGAASFAAAPAVTLNAQLGQAAQGHASDMAAQNYFSHTSKDGRTFVQRIQATGYAYRTIGENIAAGQSTPQQVVAGWLQSEGHCRNIMNPSFRELGVGYAKGGSYAHYWVQDFGAR
- a CDS encoding anti-sigma factor, coding for MSIQRDDLIALALGVLSPQEEARVQSALQADPGLLAEYNSDLAALHALPELLPPGQVPPGAADRLMARLRAEAQAAPPAIPLPPAQPQEPSAEVDAGRRPWTLGLGALGLAAALALFFALRPPTDPLTRYAGMPGAVSQPLTGPDQTQIGQVVRLQDGSAFLYLSAAPPEDRVYQLWKIEGGAPVSLGVIDGQGTLVPEAPNGLTLAVSVEPPGGSEQPTTTPILVQQL
- a CDS encoding ferritin-like domain-containing protein, with translation MTTPTPNRRSFLKFAGAGAGAVMLGGVNMTALAATSVTTKSPQQDIDILNYALLLEYLEAEFYNLFKTGGPQNSKLTNARVKAYADQVAAHENAHVTVLQDTIKSLGATPISKPNIDFKPLLTNADGSAKTINDELFLTLAAVFEPIGVRAYLGQADKIQAAALLTAAASILAVEANHASGIQELRRQLGHTNANLQTSIAPQPVGGENVTDTSNFNLNYSPTPTDFWKPLDMATVSAIVGPLLPK
- a CDS encoding ferritin-like domain-containing protein is translated as MPENVETTAAEITQGKGTSRRHFMGYLGLAGAGTALVACNPAPTPKPMTAAEKQDLEILNYALTLEYLEADFYNQFTGNGVNASKLSDPQVKQYAKEIAAHENSHVAALKQTILNLKGTPVAKPTFDFSPLIGNKPINDELFLALAATFEPIGVRAYLGQVARLSNPELIAVAGAIHAVEANHVSAVQELRVKLGHNKNALRQTDIAPQSVAKPTSLAAGDFDADYSPTPTALWKELTMAQVLEIVKPVIK
- a CDS encoding tautomerase family protein, coding for MPHTNVRQTRKDITTEQKAQIVREITATLQSLLGKRPESVHVVIDEVEPENCGHAGELASEHRKRQP